Genomic DNA from Solanum pennellii chromosome 3, SPENNV200:
ggtaaaaaattaattgttaggCGTGCAAAAGAGATGATTTTGTGAGGATTTGGGGAAGAACAAAATTTTggggaatataaatttttttatttagataacGTGTGacagttttaaaataaaactgtaattattttagatattgaTGGGTAGTTATTAATTATGGAATGATAAAATccctattattttgtaatttttttttaaaaggtaactatataatatttatttgaatttgcaCTAGTTAAgagttttgtttaaaaaaggtaacttaaaataattaatttaattaattacattggtttaaaaaagataactaaataataaatgtaattatttaaataagtttattattatattaaaaaaattaatgagaataatatattttttcttgatatgctataacttgataataatattctataagtagtttattattaaaaaatatgtttataacttgatatttatcatcttaaatATGTGtgtagtgttatttttatttaatttaaatagttCTGCTNTTTTTATTTATACTTTGTATTATATTGTCCtgtaattaattcaaataaaacatGATTAGAGTACTTTAAAAAGAATGAGATATTCTTGCTTCAACTTGAATAtctatttattcatttttatcatttatatttcaaCCGAAatttattgtagttttaatatatattccaacattttactttcttttttaatatgtttctttttttaaaaaaaaaattaaaattgacgactctttaattttaacattCAATATGATActtaattttacaaaattaaataatacattatgcttttgtttttctaaatttaaaattataaaaaattaaaatcctttcttatttttttctctctaaaatttcatattcacTTAGCTGAGTGACGTGGAGGCTTTTAACCTCATTATTTATGTGGAttatagaatatttaatttttttcaatttatatatttttttcatgttaattAGTAGAAATTCGTTATCCCATTAGAATGACTAATGCCTTAGTCTACCTTTCATGTTCTCTTGTTGAGATTTTTCTTTAttgtattaataaaaaaacttgTCCTAGATGACTGTCTATTCGCTAGAtatattatacttttaaaaattcgAAAGATcgaaaataaaaacttaaataataatACTGAAATATAAATTAACATGTCTCTAGGCTCCAATTATATTCTcactttgttcttcttcttttcaatCTAATTCCCTATTTGTATTTCACGGATAGTGTTTACATTCAAGTTGCTGTAAATTCTTTGCTAAGACAAATGGTAGTGAAATGTTGCTAATAAAAGGTACAAATTATTCGagacttattattttattaatattatgattaaaaagtttctttgttaatttttatttgtctattttgaatttttgggtcttaattttatgaaatatccccttattgatataattatttcacCACAACTATATATTAATCGATGTTTTGTTTATGTTGGAAAACGAATAtggtaaatatgtaattaacattaagaatataatatgttttttcttaataaacaaTACGTGATAAGTAAAAATAAGAACgtaatatgaataaataaaatgaatggaTAGATTAATATTGTCTAAATTATAAGCTTTCAAAGTAAAGAGTTTAAAATAGACAAGCAATTAAATTTGaccaattcaatttttttcttaaataaatcaCTTGCGAGTGGGGCAAATTATACTTTGTGACCATTTAAGCGGCTATACATAGGTTTGAgaacataataatcataatcataatcataataataatattttttaataatttaaatttttagataaaattatttcatattttaatatgcATAATATGATATCAGATCAAACAGATTAAATATCACCGTCATTTCACAAAATGGCCATACACTTAACAAATTTATGTTTGTCGCCCATTTAAGGTGCCATTAATGGCAGATACAAGGCATGCAGAAAAGGATATGTATTCTCTTTCGAATATAATATAGAACTAGTACTTGTAGTAGTACTAAAACTCTTTGagtttaattaatgtttaattaCTAGTACTTTCTTCATAGgaatataattattatcattataatatatGCTTAGCTAGATCAAAAGGGTAAATGCAATAGGGGAAGTACGTAAGTGAtgacatacaatatatatatattaattctgaaatattattattattattcccaTAAAAACTTTATACAAATCACAGAAGCAAGACAATTTCCTAGTTGAAATTGTGCaggaaaaaaaagacaaaaaaaattaaaataatatgagtaatgatgaagataatatcatatcttcaaAAATTCCAAAGAATATTTTTCTCATGGCTGACACAGTCCCTTCCTCACAAGCTTTTTCCACTTCCTTCAAGAAGACAAAAAATTCACAATCTCATTCTTGAAGATAAGAGAAATAGCAAGTGACAATTTATGTATTCAGTCACATGTGTGAACTTCTTTAGACCTCCTTCTCATTTTCTCTATTTACCTGAAATTtaaccccccaaaaaaaatattataatctgAGTGACAATCGAATTCTGCTAGAGAAACCGATAAAAGAAATATGAACCTCGACcctaattcaaattcaaaagttaacttattcaaataaaaataaaaatgaaattctaatGTGGAACAACCTCAATATATATCACATATTCAGACTTGACAACTGTAGCATGAACAACACAATATGAAGGTTCAATATTGAACTCAAAATGAGTCTTTAACTCTAACCATGATAACAAATGGATCTTCAGCGTAAATTATCTTCGATTATAGAAGAAACGAACATATCAATCTAGTAATCCATGTGGGGTAAACTCAACAATTAGTTCTATGAGTTTTATTAACCGCAATTATTACATTTAACTCGAACTATGTATATACATTTATGTATGTGAAACATTTAACTTATTTCGAATTTTTTGACTCTAGATCcgttagaaaaaaaaaagtagaagagAGAGAAAGTGAAAAGAAGTAGAGTACCATAGTATTAATGGTTTCTTTTGCAATGTAGAACAGCTTCATAAATAGAGCTTTCAGAATCACAAGATCTACGCCAATTATCAACAGAATAAGCTACACTTATCCTTGGAGATGTTGCTGCTGAACAATAATCCCATTTCTTCATCACTTCCTTTCCACTACTTGATCTGCATCTACCAATTCTACTACACCTTCTTATTTTCTGGCAAAATGGCCtaagaaaatcaaaatactTCACCAAAATCCTCCTCGACAAACTCCGGCATCTCCTCAACGACACACAACGATTCACCCTGGACGAACAACGCGACTCATCCTGCTGCTGCGCAGCAGCAGAAGATGCCGGAGAATTCGCGATGGAGTCGGATTCAATTACACCGTAATCCGACTCCATCTTCATCGGCTTCTTGATGAACAAAGGCATCAACAAGCCGTTAGAAATGAGTTCATCAGCATGAACAAGAGTTAAAGCGGAATCTGATGTAGGAAAGTTAAAATTCAAATCCTGTGGATTCACATTAAAAAACCTCTTTGACGGAGGTAGTGCAGGATCCATCTCAATAAAAGCAGTTTCATAATCATCCATTGAAGCTCTAAAAGAATCCCCCAAATCTACTAACCAACTATACGAAAAACTCTCAATCGAGAGAGACTGCGAAGTTTCcatatcaaattataaaaaaaaggaaagattttatcaattcaaataatgAATGAACTCTAGCTTTCATTCATATAAAGGAATAAATActgtatatgtacatatataataaaataaaataaacgagTATTGATTGAATAATGTACTATTCTTTTTTCTAACAATAACATATGGGGTGGTGTACTACAGACAAATTCAATTAATAACTGAAAACGAAATGAAGAAAGAGTGAACGAAAATTTGAAAGACAAACCCCATATATATACACTCACGGATGTTTGCTACATTACCTTAATTTTAGTACTattatataacattttaataatttttgcataCAATTTAATAGTAAGTAATTCAACTAGTAAGCTTCACATACAAGTTGATTGACTAAAAGTTTTATTCTTGAAGAATTAATTCTACTCATAAagcaatgcaaaaaaaaaaatattttctattattactttGTACTAGTAGTACTAGTTTATACTTTATGTCACATTggaattttcatatattaatcTGCTAAAATAATATTCTCATTATACTACCAATCAAAACAATGCATTGCATTGTCTACAGAACAAAGTACAAACAGcttttcatcatcaaattgTGAACTTTAGGGAAGGAtcaaacatttaaaatttatgaatttctaTAACAATCTCAAATTAATACACGATAGAAACTGAATTCATagtcaaatatttaatatatataaatggtCTAGACAAAAGGTATTGGATCAACCTCTGCTcatatataacttaaaagttACTGAATATTTCCTGTTACCAATTTTGTTGTCAAAAATCATTAGTGCTTGTTGTGGTAAACACTAACGTTCTGTCCCCTGgagatttttatttgttttcgaAGTCATAGGCTCATAGCTAGGGTCTAGGGAAGTAACATGTTATgttttaagttataaaataatatacaaaaaagaatatgatttttttttaagaaataaagatcTTTGGTTATTATTGATTTGTTACTTACTACTAATATTCCCTTATCCTTTTCATGACAGCAAATACAACAATCATTTCAATAGAAATAtgaaagcatatatatatatatatatatcttgatATTACTTACTATAAGTATGAATTTTTGTATCATTCTTTGTGTGGATGTATCCAAAGAAAGAAATATCATACTACTTCTCTTGGTAAAGAAATGTTAGACTTTTACATCCACCAATAACCTGAGTGGTagcaatttttcaaaaagtttgtAATTTacaaagagaagagagaatCAAAAATACCAGACCAGAGGTCCCCATTAGTGTTGGAGAAAGAGATAGACATTAAGGAAGCCTTGAGGGAGCAAAACAAGTAATTTGAAAGTGACCTAAAACCAAATGGTCCCCTCATATGTCTCCTATAGAGTTAAAAGCAAATAGAAAAGTATACAAATATTCTCAAACAATTAAGTTGTCTTCTAATGTGGACCATTGCAAAACACTTTATCAccacaaataaaaagaattaaagatTTAAGTACAATTGAATTAAGACtctcatcaaaatcaattaCTTTTGTACTCTTAAAGAGTTATTTGATTTCCAATGAGCAGAGGACAATTGAAAAGTCTAAAAACAGTCCTCTCTATAAAAATGAATACAATGTATGTGGCCAAGTCTTGAATCTAGCTAGGGGTGTGTCTTTCAGATTGGAAATGAAAATTTCGGTTTCCAGGTCGaagaaattacaattcaagtaaGCTCATATTGGGTTGGATATTTTTATGTTCGGTTTTGGATTAATCTGTTTagatattttgaatttcaattttgatttttgagcCTTTAAGACAGTCCATAACAATTAACAACCTCAATTCACTTATTAATGATATGGAACCATAGAATGTACAACTTTCTAACAGGGATTGAGGTCATCCTGGCCTACTTACTCATGGGTGACATGTGAAAGAAGAAAAACGTAtaggccaaatacataaacagATTTTTAAACTTGTTAGGTTTTTTTCCTTAGGTATCTCAACTAtgctattgaatcattgaaccacccataatttgtttctttaaaaCACTGTTGGCTGAAGTGGAACCAGATTTTGTGAGGAGCATTGATAGAGcatacatatgttgttccaaaactcattagtccaattgatagtgaaaatgtttgagaataattgtattttacttttaagtCATTGAACATATTAGAAAAACAATTGAGACTAACACACAGtttgtcttcattccttcaatcaaaatcaaCACAATACGGACACAATTGAAGACATTTACAATAAAAAAGTCGATCAAAATCAGCcaacaatttaaaaaagaaacaaattaggGGTAATttaatgattcaataggaaaatgacatAGTTGAGGTACTTGAGAGAAAAACCCCAACAAGTTCAGGGatctgtctttttttttttttggattcttgGATATGCAATTCAATCCGAAATCTGtaaatttttaaagtaaaatctGAAATCCAAAACATCAGACAACAAAAACTAGCCAGTTACCTATCATGTCATGTTTCTGTTGATGTAGTGAATCAACTGTTGAATGACTACATCATACATAGGATTCCCATAAACAGAACTTGGAGAAATATTTTGATCAATAATGTTAAAGAAGCATGAAATGTTGATAAGAAAGTTACAAAACCAAATATTCATAAAGATTGAGTATTACTCAACTTGTATAAAACAGCATAATCAAATAAGTGATTCAAACAAGAAAGATGTTTTGTAGAAGTACAAAGTATGTGTAACACCACACACAGTAATAAGTTCCTTGATAGTGCCAAGGCAATCCAATCGAACTCGCCAACACTGAGTGAGGCATCATCAACCATGCTTATACCTTACAAATGGAGTCAACAATCACAACATAAAGGGAAATTACCACCAATTTTTGGTTTCAAGGGACTGTGTGAGAGCAAGTTGAGCATGTGAAACAATAATTAACCAAGCCTACGCTCGAAACAACACTTGTGCTATACATGTACCTATCAGATGGATTGATTGATGAACACAATATAGCATCAAAAACTTGTGCAACGTGAGCCGATAACTGATCATCCTTGATGTGTCAGGTCTAAGGATGGAATTGTTCAAGATACTATTTGCAGAATCACTTTAGTTGTAGCACGGAGATTCTGAAATTTCAATCAATTaacttttgagttttgatgttcCATTAACATTTTCCATAATGCAACTAATAAACATGAAAGTGATTGTCCAACAATAGCACATGGATAAATATTTAGATGTCGTCACAAAGAAACAATGATGTAATTGAGCAATGAAACACATTAGCCAATAATAACCATTACTGAATTTTCATTCTCATATGAGCTAAAACAACACTTATTTTGAGACAGAGGGAGTAAATATTAACTGGAAAAGTGCCTTTATGCGAATTATCACTAAATCAGTATTCATCTAATTCACAAAAGCAGGGTAATTAGATGCCTGAAGCAAGAACGATCTGAAATTTCAACAGTATGTTGGGCTTAAGTTAACATAGCATTCATATCCGCTATCTTAAATCTATTAAATAACTGAAA
This window encodes:
- the LOC107012775 gene encoding probable membrane-associated kinase regulator 6; the protein is METSQSLSIESFSYSWLVDLGDSFRASMDDYETAFIEMDPALPPSKRFFNVNPQDLNFNFPTSDSALTLVHADELISNGLLMPLFIKKPMKMESDYGVIESDSIANSPASSAAAQQQDESRCSSRVNRCVSLRRCRSLSRRILVKYFDFLRPFCQKIRRCSRIGRCRSSSGKEVMKKWDYCSAATSPRISVAYSVDNWRRSCDSESSIYEAVLHCKRNH